DNA sequence from the Pseudoxanthomonas sp. genome:
GCGATCTACGGCAACAACGTGTTCGACAACCAGTACGTGAAAGGGCTGAACACCTATGGCCGCGGACCGCTGGGACTGGTGGGCGCCACCATCACCGAGCCGCGCACCTACGGCATGGAAGTGGCCGTGAAGTTCTGATCCGCGCGGCGATGCGCTGGACGTGGGCCCCGGCATCGTGAGGTGCCGGGGTTTTTGTTTGGCGGCGTTCCCGGCATGCTTGCGCGATGCCTGCACGCCGCGATGCGCCCCCCATCGAACTCTCCGCCGAACCCTTGAGCCGCCTGCCCGGCGTGGGCCCGCGCGTGGCCGAGAAGCTCGCCGCGCGCGGACTGGTGACGATGCAGGACCTGTGGCTGCACCTGCCGCTGCGCTACGAGGACCGTACCGCGATCACGCCGATCCGCCTGTTGCAGCCCGGCGTGCCGGCACAGGTGGAAGGGCGCGTGGAGGCGGTGGAGCGCGGCTTCCGCTATCGCCCCGTGCTGCGGGTGGCGGTGGCCGACGAAGGTCACGGCTCACTGGTGCTGCGCTTCTTCCATTTCCGTGCTGCGCAGGTGGCGCAGTTCGCGGTCGGCGCGCGCATCCGTTGCTACGGCACGCCCAAACCCGGCCAGAATGGACTGGAGATCGTCCATCCCAGCTACCGCATCCTCGGCGACGACGATGATGCGGCGTTGGGCGATGCACTGGATCCGGTCTACCCGGCCATCGAGGGTCTGGGGCCGGCGAGCATCCGCAAGCTGGTCGGACAGGCGCTGGAACGGCTGCCGGACAACGATCGGCTCGAACTGCTCCCTGCCACCCTGCTGGCGGGCCTGGGCTTGCCCTCGCTGCGGCAGGCGCTGCTCACCATGCACCGGCCGCCACGCGATGCCGACGTCGCGGCGCTCGCGCTGGGCACGCACCCCGCACAGCGCCGGCTGGCGATCGAAGAACTGCTGGCGCATCACCTGAGCCTGCGCCGGCAGCGGCTGGCGTTGCAGCAGCATCGTGCGCCGGCATTGAAAGGCAAGGGTGCGCTGGTGAAGGCGCTGCTGAAGACGTTGCCGTTCACGCTGACCGGCGCGCAGCAGCGCGTGTTCGCACAGATCCGCGAGGACATCGCCAAGCCCTCGCCGATGCTGCGGCTGGTGCAGGGCGACGTGGGCAGCGGCAAGACCGTGGTGGCTGCGCTGGCGGGCATGCTGGCGGTGGAAGCCGGCAAGCAGGTGGCGCTGGCCGCGCCGACCGAACTGCTGGCCGAGCAGCACCTGGCCAACCTGCGCGCCTGGCTCGAACCGCTGGGCGTGCGCGTGGCCTGGCTGGCCGGCAAGGTCACCGGCAAGGCGCGCGAGACCGTGCTGGCGCAGGTGGCGTCGGGCGAGGCGCAGGTGGTCGTCGGCACGCACGCGCTGATGCAGGAGGCGGTGACCTTCCACGACCTGGGCCTGGCCATAGTCGACGAGCAGCATCGCTTCGGCGTGCACCAGCGCCTGGCGCTGCGCGACAAGGGCGCCGGCGCCAACCGCGTGCCGCACCAGCTCGTCATGACCGCCACGCCGATTCCGCGCACGCTGGCGATGGCGGCCTATGCGGACCTGGACGTGTCCGCGATCGACGAACTTCCGCCGGGCCGCACGCCCGTGCAGACCGTTGCGCTGAGTGCGGAGCGCCGGCCGGAGCTGGTGGAGCGCATCCGCACGGCCTGCGCGGAAGGGCGGCAGGCCTACTGGGTCTGCACGTTGATCGACGACAGCGACGAGGTGGTCGCGCAGGCGGCGCAGACCACGTTCGAGGCACTGTCCGCGTCGTTGTCCGAGGCGCGCGTCGCCCTGGTGCATGGACGGATGAAGGCCGCCGACAAGCAGGCCACGATGCGCCGCTTCAAGCAGGGCGAGATCGACCTGCTGGTGGCGACCACGGTGATCGAGGTCGGCGTGGACGTGCCCAACGCCTCGCTGATGATCATCGAAAACGCGGAACGACTGGGCCTGGCGCAGTTGCACCAGTTGCGTGGCCGCGTCGGCCGCGGCGCAACCGCATCGACCTGCGTGCTGATGTACCAGCCGCCGCTGTCGATGATGGCCAAGCACCGCCTGGCGACGATGCGCCAGACCAACGACGGCTTCGTCATCGCCGAAAAGGATCTGGAGCTGCGCGGGCCCGGCGAACTGCTGGGGACGCGGCAGACCGGCCTGGCCGCATTCCGCGTGGCCGACCTGGCGCGCGATGCGGGCCTGCTGCCGCAGGTGCATGCGCTGGCGGAGCGCCTGCTCGCGGACGATCCGGCGGCGGCGGACCGCGTGATCCATCGCTGGGTGGGCGGGGCGGCGAGATACGCCTCGGCGTAGAGCCGAGCGTGCTCGGCCGAGCAAGTCCGTTGCAGCGGAGCGGGCTCCGCTCTACAGGCCCCGCGCTTCCCTGGCATCGCCTGCGGTGCGAGACTCGACGGCCAAGAAGACGAAGAGAAGAAGATGACGGAGAGGATTCCCCTGCTGATCGACACCGATCCCGGCGTCGACGATGCGCTGGCGCTGCTGATGGCGTTCAACGACGCGAGGCACGACATCGTCGGCCTGACCATCGCGGCCGGCAACGTCGGCCTGCAGCACACCGTGCGCAATGCGCTGAAGCTGTGCGAAGTCGCGGGCCGCGACGACATCCCGGTGTTCGCCGGCGCACCCGCGCCCCTGCTGCATCCGTCGCCGGATGCGGGGTATGTGCACGGGCAGGATGGCTTCGGCGATGTCGGCTATGCCCCGGCCGCGCGCCAGGCGGACGCCGAACACGCGGCCCTGGCCATTCTGCGCCTGTCGCACGAATACGCCGGCCGGCTGGTGCTGGTCGCACTGGGGCCGCTGACCAACATCGCGCTGGCGCTCAAGCTCGACCCCTCGCTGCCGCAGCGGATCGCACGCTTCGTGGTGATGGGCGGGGCGGTGACCTGCCATGGCAACATCACCCCGGCCGCCGAGTTCAACTTCTACTTCGACCCCGAAGCCGCGCATCTGGTCCTGGAGGCCTTCGACCGCTACGACCTGGCCGACTGGGAGGCCACCATCGCCCATGGCCTGCACCATGAGCGGGTGGCGGGCTGGCTGCGTGCCGATACCGACCGCGCCCGCTTCTACGACCGCATCTCCGGGAAGACCCGCTCGTGGTCGGCCGACCGTCGCGGCGATCACTGGTTCGCCGCCGACGCCCTGGCCATGGCCTTCGTGCTGGCGCCGGAGGGCGCGCTGGAACTGGCCGAGCGCCCGCTGGCCATCGAGCTGCAGGGCGCCCACGCCCGTGGCGCGTCGGTGGTCGATTGGCGCCGGGAAAGCGGCCGGCCCGACAAGGCCAACATCCTGCTGCGCTACGACCAGGCCCGCTTCGAGGCCCTCATCGAGGCGACCCTGGCGGCCGGCTGAGGACAGGCTTGCACGGGATTGGCGGGGCGGTTTACAATGCCGCTCTTCCATTCCCGCTACACGGTGTTACCGCCATGAAGGCCGACATCCACCCGAATTACCGCGAAGTCGTCTTCCACGACGTGACCTCCGATTTCAAGTTCCTGACCCGCTCCACGCTGGGCAGCAAGGAAACGACGAAGTGGGAAGACGGCAACGAGTACCCGTTGATCAAGGTCGAAATCTCCTCGGCCTCGCACCCGTTCTACACGGGCAAGCACAAGGTCATCGACACCAGCGGCCGCATCGACAAGTTCCAGAAGCGCTACGCGCGCTGACCGGACCGTCGTTCGCCTGACCCGCCTGCGGCCGCGCCTTGTGCGCGGCCGTTCGCATTTGCGCCCGCGCGATCGTGCCTCGTGCCGGAACGCAGGGTTGCGTCCACTGCCTCATTCTTTGGTCTGACTTTGGTGCGGTATCGAG
Encoded proteins:
- a CDS encoding nucleoside hydrolase, which encodes MTERIPLLIDTDPGVDDALALLMAFNDARHDIVGLTIAAGNVGLQHTVRNALKLCEVAGRDDIPVFAGAPAPLLHPSPDAGYVHGQDGFGDVGYAPAARQADAEHAALAILRLSHEYAGRLVLVALGPLTNIALALKLDPSLPQRIARFVVMGGAVTCHGNITPAAEFNFYFDPEAAHLVLEAFDRYDLADWEATIAHGLHHERVAGWLRADTDRARFYDRISGKTRSWSADRRGDHWFAADALAMAFVLAPEGALELAERPLAIELQGAHARGASVVDWRRESGRPDKANILLRYDQARFEALIEATLAAG
- the recG gene encoding ATP-dependent DNA helicase RecG, producing MPARRDAPPIELSAEPLSRLPGVGPRVAEKLAARGLVTMQDLWLHLPLRYEDRTAITPIRLLQPGVPAQVEGRVEAVERGFRYRPVLRVAVADEGHGSLVLRFFHFRAAQVAQFAVGARIRCYGTPKPGQNGLEIVHPSYRILGDDDDAALGDALDPVYPAIEGLGPASIRKLVGQALERLPDNDRLELLPATLLAGLGLPSLRQALLTMHRPPRDADVAALALGTHPAQRRLAIEELLAHHLSLRRQRLALQQHRAPALKGKGALVKALLKTLPFTLTGAQQRVFAQIREDIAKPSPMLRLVQGDVGSGKTVVAALAGMLAVEAGKQVALAAPTELLAEQHLANLRAWLEPLGVRVAWLAGKVTGKARETVLAQVASGEAQVVVGTHALMQEAVTFHDLGLAIVDEQHRFGVHQRLALRDKGAGANRVPHQLVMTATPIPRTLAMAAYADLDVSAIDELPPGRTPVQTVALSAERRPELVERIRTACAEGRQAYWVCTLIDDSDEVVAQAAQTTFEALSASLSEARVALVHGRMKAADKQATMRRFKQGEIDLLVATTVIEVGVDVPNASLMIIENAERLGLAQLHQLRGRVGRGATASTCVLMYQPPLSMMAKHRLATMRQTNDGFVIAEKDLELRGPGELLGTRQTGLAAFRVADLARDAGLLPQVHALAERLLADDPAAADRVIHRWVGGAARYASA
- a CDS encoding type B 50S ribosomal protein L31; translation: MKADIHPNYREVVFHDVTSDFKFLTRSTLGSKETTKWEDGNEYPLIKVEISSASHPFYTGKHKVIDTSGRIDKFQKRYAR